CGCCCCTCTCTATCATTCTTACGAAGGCTTCATGGACACCACCATAAGGTGGTGGCACCACAGGCTCGGCGCCGCCAGTTACGCCGGGGAGGATCAGGCGCCGGACAACAGGTATGTGGACACGATCTACCATGACGGCCAGTTGTTCACCTCTGGAAAGACGGGATGGGGAGCCGGCGACGCAAGCTTCTGGCTGAAGGCGAAACTTTGGGAAGACCAGGGTGCGGTCCTTTCGGCGCAAGGATTGGCCCAGGCCCCCACAGGGGACGCGGACAGGGGTTTTGGATCCGGCCAGTGGGAAGGGGCGTTGCGGCTGTTAGGAGAGTTCCGGCACGAGATCATGGCGGGAAGCATGGGGATCGGCGCGGCGTCACCCGGATCGTTAAAGCGCTTCGGGCAGAGCGTGGCGCTCGATCCGGTATATTTTGGATTCGCGGGATTGGAGATACCGGTGGTGAAGAGACTTAACCTTGTGGTCCAGTCCATGGCGAACACATCGCCGTTGAAGGACGCGGGGATAGTGGAATATTCGCGCGAGTGGGTGGAGATAACTTTCGGCTTCAATTATATATTGGAGAGCGGGAGCGTGATAAGGCTCGGTTTTTCGGAAAACCTGAACCAGACCGCGCCGGACTTCACGGTACATTTGAGTTTTACCGGGATGACCCTGAATTGACCGCCGCTGGCGCCAGCCTTGCCGCGTAAGCCTTGCGTATGATAGGTTATAAACTGCTTCGACATTCCTTTCCGGAGTCAAATTGGAAAAAATAGGCATAGTCGCCAAGGTGCAAAGCGCCATGGCCGAACAAGGGATCAAAAGCCTGACCGAATGGCTTGATGGGCGGAAGATCGAGTACCTGATAGACGAAGAGTCCGCCAAGGTGGCCGGGATGAAGTCCAGGCTCACCAAGGTGGCCCTTGCCCGGGAGGCCGACCTGATAATTGTGCTCGGGGGCGACGGGACATTCCTTAGCGTGGCCAGGCTTGCCGAGGGGCGGGCTGTGCCAATCCTCGGGGTGAACCTGGGGGGGCTTGGGTTCCTCACGGAATTCGCTTACGAGGAGATGATCCCTGCGCTGGAGAGCGCCGTGGCGGGAGACTATGCCTACGAGGACAGGATAATGCTGGACGTTTCCGTCTCCCGTGAAGGCAAGGTGGTGGCCTCCTACACTGTGCTCAATGACGTGGTGATAAACCGGGTGACCCTGGCGCGCATGGTGACGGCGATGGTGGCGGTGGACGGCGTGCTCGTCAACGAGTACACCGCCGACGGGCTGATAGTTTCCACCCCCACAGGCTCCACTGCGTACAACCTTTCCGCCGGCGGGCCGATTATCCATCCTTCGATAAGCGCCATCATAATAAGCCCCATATGCCCCCACACTTTGAGCAACAGGCCGATAGTGATACCTGACAACCTTGAAATAGAGCTTTCGCTCTCCTCTTCGGCGCAAGGGGAGGCGCTTTTGACGTTGGACGGGCAGGTGGGTTATCAGGTAAATTACAGGGACAGGATAACTATACGAAAATCGAAGGAAATTACCCGTATAATACAGTCACCCTATAAAAACTATTATCAGTTGCTTCGCGGCAAGCTAAAATGGGGTGAGACGATAAGGCAAAATGGATCAAATTGAAACGAACCTGGAGAGGGCGGCGGAGACCGCCCGGAAGGCCATTCCCTTCATGGCCGAGCGGAAGATACCCGTCACTCCAAAGAACTACTTTGTCTGGTATGAGTATTTTCTGGGGGAGAATTTGCCTTTAAAGGCGGCAGTGGACGAGGCACTGGCCTCCGGGGCCGTCATAGACGACATGCTTTGCGCCAGGATTTATGACAAGTTTGCCTTGCGGCCGGTATCGGAATTCGACTCAAAAAAGATAGAGGCGGAGATGCGCGCTCTGGACGCCGCTTCCGCCGCCACGAAAAAACTGCTTGACCCCATCGCCGAGAACCTGAAAAACCTTTCCTCGAGCAACCTGAACTTCGGGGAGAAGATGGCCGGCATAGCCACCAAGATGGAAAAGCAGGTGGAAAGCGAGCAGGTGGAAGAGCTTGTGCGGGTGATCATGGAGGACACCAAAAAGATCGCCACGGAGAACAAGAGCATAAGCGTGCAGTTGACCACCTATTCCGGCCAGGTGAACGACCTGCGGCAGATGCTCGCCAGGGCGAAGGC
This portion of the Nitrospinota bacterium genome encodes:
- a CDS encoding DUF3187 family protein; this translates as MISMTALALAASLAFGQAGDYAGPIPVQNHHPLYVGLLYPVPEEAAPAGSFKWTIAANHTNVYMFDSGGEWNAALDMELTEADISASLPIIPGKLEAGFSAPLYHSYEGFMDTTIRWWHHRLGAASYAGEDQAPDNRYVDTIYHDGQLFTSGKTGWGAGDASFWLKAKLWEDQGAVLSAQGLAQAPTGDADRGFGSGQWEGALRLLGEFRHEIMAGSMGIGAASPGSLKRFGQSVALDPVYFGFAGLEIPVVKRLNLVVQSMANTSPLKDAGIVEYSREWVEITFGFNYILESGSVIRLGFSENLNQTAPDFTVHLSFTGMTLN
- a CDS encoding NAD(+)/NADH kinase encodes the protein MAEQGIKSLTEWLDGRKIEYLIDEESAKVAGMKSRLTKVALAREADLIIVLGGDGTFLSVARLAEGRAVPILGVNLGGLGFLTEFAYEEMIPALESAVAGDYAYEDRIMLDVSVSREGKVVASYTVLNDVVINRVTLARMVTAMVAVDGVLVNEYTADGLIVSTPTGSTAYNLSAGGPIIHPSISAIIISPICPHTLSNRPIVIPDNLEIELSLSSSAQGEALLTLDGQVGYQVNYRDRITIRKSKEITRIIQSPYKNYYQLLRGKLKWGETIRQNGSN
- a CDS encoding GGDEF domain-containing protein, translating into MDQIETNLERAAETARKAIPFMAERKIPVTPKNYFVWYEYFLGENLPLKAAVDEALASGAVIDDMLCARIYDKFALRPVSEFDSKKIEAEMRALDAASAATKKLLDPIAENLKNLSSSNLNFGEKMAGIATKMEKQVESEQVEELVRVIMEDTKKIATENKSISVQLTTYSGQVNDLRQMLARAKAEARMDDLTQVGNRRAFNESLGEEAKWVVRNNSVSCVAMVDIDFFKKINDKYGHAIGDKALVAIARQLMETTSMVAEVFRYGGEEFAVIISGAKIEQGLELMEKGRKSVFEQEFVIRDKTEEITISIGVALISPDRSAEESVKLADDALYLAKKSGRNNVKSELDLKKK